The genome window GAACGGCGCCCCAACCACGACGAGCGGACGATTCAGAAAGACCTGTTCCGCTTCCGTCTGGCTGACCTGATGGCGGGTCCAGTTCTTAGACGCATTACCGTCGTCCCATTGAAACCCTTCGATGTCCGGCCAGAACTCGGGGAGTGAGCCCACGGCTGGAGTATACG of Candidatus Rokuibacteriota bacterium contains these proteins:
- a CDS encoding BrnT family toxin, which encodes MGSLPEFWPDIEGFQWDDGNASKNWTRHQVSQTEAEQVFLNRPLVVVGAPFRSEPRQFAFGHTDAGRLLTVVFTVRDSRLRVISVRPMSRRERRGYGQASDN